In Longimicrobium sp., the following proteins share a genomic window:
- a CDS encoding ATP-binding protein, translating to MASHTELRDQLHAAVRRVDALRERAAHSPAPLLEEALEELLTALEELRVTEEELRRQIDAVAAGQARVEEEHHRYLALFHFAPDPYLVTDLDGVVREANRAAGELLGVRESRLAGKPLAVYVAPPQARAFRTALARLPAHDRVEGWDLRLHPRGREAVEVSCTVAVERDRAGLARGLRWLLRDVTERRAAEERGRRLEAERAARAEAEAGQRRLAAVLEGTSDAFFSVDFDWRITYVNRCAERLWDRPRADLLGRTLWECFPEAGASESGRALRRAMAERRTLRVEVVSPVLGRWAEVEAFPVDQGLSVFFRDVHERRRREEADRLLGRASEVLAGTLDPAATLQQVAEVAAGTLADCCIVHVAEGGAVRAAGVAHADPTRLELLRGTLRRFPVDPVGPGPVTAALRTGEPQLLSEVPRALLEEAAAEPEHLEMLLALGIRSAMVAPLRAGGRTLGALTFARTGGAPYDAADLAVAADLARRAALALENARAYEQARQATRAREEVLAVVSHDLRNPLHAVLLAATVLDEYSGAAKWSERERKQLRAIRSSAQQMSALIRDLMEAAALESGQRALHLEAVEPARLLTDAVELHRGLAQQKGIALEPEAAPGLPAVQADRARLLQVLANLLGNAIKFTPGGGTVTLGAAPREGGVGFFVSDTGPGIAPEQLPHVFERYWRAERGDRQGLGLGLAIARGIVEAHGGRIWVQSAPGQGTTFFFTLPLRPEPPRQG from the coding sequence ATGGCGTCGCACACCGAGCTCCGCGACCAGCTCCACGCAGCCGTCCGCCGCGTCGACGCGCTGCGCGAGCGCGCGGCCCACTCCCCCGCCCCGCTGCTGGAAGAGGCGCTGGAGGAGCTGCTCACCGCGCTCGAGGAGCTGCGCGTCACCGAGGAGGAGCTCCGGCGGCAGATCGACGCGGTGGCCGCCGGGCAGGCGCGCGTCGAAGAGGAGCACCACCGCTACCTGGCGCTCTTCCACTTCGCCCCCGACCCCTACCTGGTGACCGACCTGGACGGCGTGGTGCGCGAGGCCAACCGCGCCGCCGGCGAGCTGCTGGGAGTCCGCGAGTCGCGGCTGGCGGGGAAGCCGCTGGCCGTGTACGTGGCCCCGCCCCAGGCGCGCGCCTTCCGCACCGCGCTGGCCCGCCTCCCCGCGCACGACCGCGTGGAGGGGTGGGACCTGCGGCTGCACCCGCGCGGGCGCGAGGCGGTGGAGGTGAGCTGCACCGTGGCGGTGGAGCGCGACCGGGCGGGCCTCGCCCGGGGGCTGCGCTGGCTCCTGCGCGACGTCACCGAGCGGCGCGCCGCCGAAGAGCGCGGGCGGCGGCTGGAGGCCGAGCGCGCCGCCCGCGCCGAGGCCGAGGCCGGGCAGCGCCGCCTGGCCGCCGTGCTGGAGGGCACCAGCGACGCCTTCTTCAGCGTCGACTTCGACTGGCGCATCACCTACGTGAACCGCTGCGCCGAGCGGCTGTGGGACCGCCCGCGCGCCGACCTACTGGGGCGCACCCTGTGGGAGTGCTTCCCCGAGGCGGGCGCGAGCGAGTCCGGGCGGGCGCTGCGCCGGGCCATGGCCGAGCGCCGCACCCTGCGGGTGGAGGTGGTCTCGCCGGTGCTGGGGCGCTGGGCGGAGGTGGAGGCCTTCCCCGTCGACCAGGGGCTCTCCGTCTTCTTCCGCGACGTGCACGAGCGCCGACGCCGCGAAGAGGCCGACCGGCTCCTCGGCCGCGCCAGCGAGGTGCTGGCCGGCACCCTGGACCCCGCCGCGACCCTGCAGCAGGTGGCCGAGGTGGCCGCCGGCACCCTGGCCGACTGCTGCATCGTCCACGTGGCGGAGGGCGGCGCCGTGCGCGCCGCCGGCGTGGCCCACGCCGACCCCACCCGGCTGGAGCTGCTGCGCGGGACGCTGCGCCGCTTCCCCGTGGACCCCGTGGGCCCCGGCCCGGTGACGGCCGCGCTGCGCACCGGCGAGCCGCAGCTCCTTTCCGAAGTCCCCCGCGCGCTGCTGGAGGAGGCGGCCGCCGAGCCCGAGCACCTGGAGATGCTGCTGGCGCTCGGCATCCGCTCGGCCATGGTGGCCCCGCTGCGCGCCGGGGGGCGCACGCTGGGCGCCCTCACCTTCGCCCGCACCGGCGGCGCCCCGTACGACGCCGCCGACCTGGCCGTGGCGGCCGACCTGGCCCGGCGGGCGGCGCTGGCGCTGGAGAACGCGCGCGCCTACGAGCAGGCGCGCCAGGCCACCCGCGCCCGCGAGGAAGTGCTGGCCGTGGTCTCGCACGACCTGCGCAACCCGCTGCACGCCGTGCTCCTGGCGGCCACCGTGCTGGACGAGTACAGCGGCGCCGCGAAGTGGAGCGAGCGCGAGCGCAAGCAGCTGCGCGCCATCCGCAGCTCGGCCCAGCAGATGTCGGCGCTGATCCGCGACCTGATGGAGGCGGCGGCGCTGGAGAGCGGCCAGCGGGCGCTGCACCTGGAGGCGGTGGAGCCCGCGCGTCTCCTGACCGACGCCGTGGAGCTGCACCGGGGGCTGGCCCAGCAGAAGGGGATCGCGCTGGAGCCCGAGGCCGCACCGGGGCTCCCCGCGGTGCAGGCCGACCGCGCGCGGCTGCTGCAGGTGCTGGCCAACCTGCTGGGCAACGCCATCAAGTTCACCCCCGGCGGCGGCACCGTCACCCTGGGCGCCGCCCCCCGCGAGGGCGGAGTGGGCTTCTTCGTGAGCGACACCGGCCCGGGGATCGCGCCCGAGCAGCTCCCGCACGTCTTCGAGCGCTACTGGCGGGCCGAGCGTGGCGACCGCCAGGGGCTGGGGCTGGGGCTCGCCATCGCGCGCGGGATCGTGGAGGCGCACGGCGGGCGCATCTGGGTGCAGAGCGCCCCCGGCCAGGGCACCACCTTCTTCTTCACCCTTCCCCTGCGCCCCGAGCCGCCGCGCCAGGGCTGA
- a CDS encoding CheR family methyltransferase, translated as MTRNEHDPAFESLLEFLRDDRGFDFTGYKRSSLMRRVRKRMDEVAAADYAAYRGYLEERPDEFTALFNTILINVTGFFRDPEAWETLVRGHLAPLLERKALDEPLRVWSAGCASGEETYTLAIVLAEALGPDRFREQVKIYATDVDDEALLQARQAVYPARALEAVPAELRERYFEPAAERFAFRPDLRRLVIFGRHDLVRDAPISHLDLLVSRNTLMYFDAEVQARIVSRFHFALNDGGLLFLGKAEMMRTHGSLFAPLDLKARVFARVSRPASLRERLLALGPPPREGGQVSQRGQLRLRDAALDAGAAAQLVVAPDGTLALANEPARALFGLSAADVGRPLQDLTVSYRPVELRSRIEQAGQERRPVRLEQVEFPGPGGDFRTFDLHVVPLLDGARAPLGVSIAFVDVTASARLRAELSEAHQEAETAFEELQSTNEELETTNEELQSTIEELETTNEELQSTVEELETTNEELQSTNEELETMNEELQSTNEELETLNDELSRRTAELNNVNAYMRSILASLRLAVVVLDRGFDIRVWNRQAEDLWGLRADEVEGLAFQNLDIGLPVERLKAPVRACMEGATQAEELVLDAVNRRGRAIRCKVICSPFLDGGRAVRGAVLVMEELRAGAPSGLRGERAAALVEEPHGDGQDGG; from the coding sequence ATGACGCGCAACGAGCACGACCCCGCCTTCGAGAGCCTGCTGGAGTTCCTCCGGGACGACCGCGGCTTCGACTTCACCGGCTACAAGCGCTCCTCGCTCATGCGCCGGGTGCGCAAGCGGATGGACGAGGTGGCGGCGGCGGACTACGCGGCCTACCGGGGGTACCTGGAAGAGCGCCCGGACGAGTTCACCGCCCTCTTCAACACCATCCTGATCAACGTCACCGGCTTCTTCCGCGACCCCGAGGCGTGGGAGACGCTGGTGCGCGGCCACCTGGCGCCGCTGCTGGAGCGCAAGGCGCTCGACGAGCCGCTGCGCGTGTGGAGCGCGGGGTGCGCCTCGGGCGAGGAGACGTACACGCTGGCCATCGTGCTGGCCGAGGCGCTGGGGCCGGACCGCTTCCGCGAGCAGGTGAAGATCTACGCCACCGACGTGGACGACGAGGCGCTCCTGCAGGCGCGCCAGGCCGTCTACCCCGCCAGGGCGCTGGAGGCGGTGCCCGCGGAGCTGCGCGAGCGCTACTTCGAGCCGGCCGCGGAGCGGTTCGCGTTCCGGCCCGACCTCAGGCGCCTGGTGATCTTCGGGCGGCACGACCTGGTGCGCGACGCGCCGATCTCGCACCTGGACCTGCTGGTGTCGCGCAACACGCTGATGTACTTCGACGCCGAGGTCCAGGCGCGCATCGTCAGCCGCTTCCACTTCGCGCTGAACGACGGGGGCCTGCTGTTCCTGGGGAAGGCGGAGATGATGCGCACCCACGGGAGCCTCTTCGCCCCGCTCGACCTGAAGGCCCGCGTCTTCGCCAGGGTGTCGCGCCCCGCCAGCCTGCGCGAGCGGCTGCTGGCGCTGGGACCGCCGCCGCGCGAAGGGGGCCAGGTCTCGCAGCGCGGCCAGCTCCGGCTGCGCGACGCGGCGTTGGACGCGGGCGCCGCGGCCCAGCTGGTGGTGGCGCCCGACGGCACCCTGGCGCTGGCAAACGAGCCGGCCCGCGCCCTCTTCGGGCTCAGCGCCGCCGACGTGGGACGCCCGCTGCAGGACCTCACCGTGAGCTACCGCCCGGTGGAGCTGCGCTCGCGGATCGAGCAGGCTGGCCAGGAGCGGCGGCCGGTGCGGCTGGAGCAGGTGGAGTTCCCCGGCCCCGGCGGCGACTTCCGCACCTTCGACCTGCACGTGGTGCCGCTCCTGGACGGGGCCAGGGCGCCGCTGGGGGTGAGCATCGCGTTCGTGGACGTGACCGCGTCGGCGCGGCTGCGGGCCGAGCTGTCGGAGGCCCACCAGGAGGCGGAGACGGCGTTCGAGGAGCTGCAGAGCACCAACGAGGAGCTGGAGACCACCAACGAAGAGCTGCAGAGCACCATCGAGGAGCTGGAGACCACCAACGAGGAGCTGCAGAGCACGGTCGAGGAGCTGGAGACCACCAACGAGGAGCTGCAGAGCACCAACGAAGAGCTGGAGACGATGAACGAGGAGCTCCAGTCCACCAACGAGGAGCTGGAGACCCTCAACGACGAGCTGAGCCGGCGCACGGCCGAGCTGAACAACGTCAACGCCTACATGCGCTCGATCCTCGCCTCGCTGCGCCTGGCGGTGGTGGTGCTCGACCGCGGCTTCGACATCCGCGTGTGGAACCGCCAGGCCGAGGACCTGTGGGGGCTGCGCGCCGACGAGGTGGAGGGGCTCGCCTTCCAGAACCTCGACATCGGCCTGCCGGTGGAGCGGCTCAAGGCCCCGGTCCGCGCCTGCATGGAGGGCGCGACCCAGGCCGAGGAGCTGGTGCTGGACGCCGTGAACCGCCGCGGCCGCGCCATCCGCTGCAAGGTGATCTGCTCCCCGTTCCTGGACGGCGGGCGCGCGGTGCGCGGCGCGGTGCTGGTGATGGAGGAGCTGCGCGCGGGCGCTCCCTCCGGGCTGCGCGGCGAGCGGGCGGCTGCCCTGGTGGAGGAGCCGCACGGCGACGGGCAGGACGGCGGCTGA
- the treZ gene encoding malto-oligosyltrehalose trehalohydrolase — protein sequence MGEAKWRLPFGANVRDGGTEFRVWAPGHDRVEVVIYGPDAERLHPLQAEEDGWFSGFVADVGAGAHYRYRLDGKHAFPDPAGRALPEGVHGPSLVVDPAPFRWTDQGWRGVALEDLVVYELHVGAATAEGTFDALVGRLDELAALGVTAIEPMPVASFPGRRNWGYDGVGLFAPADVYGGPEGLRRLVDAAHARGIAVVFDVVYNHLGPEGNYLPAFTCGRYFTDRHHTPWGDAVNFDGPGSAAVREFVIQNALHWAHEYHVDGLRLDATHAILDDSPVHVLTEMETRVRASLPEGRRFVFIAEDEGNERRLITPSDRGGLGIDAVWADDFHHQLRRHLAGDHEAYFADYTGTAGDLAETLRKGWFYEGQPSRNKGRPRGTPGGDLPPPSFVHCIQNHDQVGNRALGDRLTESVSLSVYRAASALLLLSPYTPLLWMGQEWAATTPFLYFTDHPPELGRLVTEGRRKEFGKFSAFRDPALRERIPDPQAPETFARSRLRWDEAERMPHAGVRALYRELLALRRSDPALRRRGRDSFAVAALGEHALALRRTGEDGSALLLVVSFAGALAADPAAREETRAPRGQRWELLLSTEEGRFGGGREGEVARLHPDGRLELGGAGAVVLRANVHSQFRGE from the coding sequence GTGGGCGAGGCGAAGTGGCGGCTGCCCTTCGGGGCGAACGTGAGGGACGGGGGGACGGAGTTCCGGGTGTGGGCGCCGGGGCACGACCGCGTCGAGGTGGTGATCTACGGACCCGACGCGGAGAGGCTGCACCCGCTGCAGGCGGAGGAGGACGGCTGGTTCTCCGGGTTCGTCGCGGACGTGGGCGCGGGGGCGCATTACAGGTATCGGCTCGACGGGAAGCACGCCTTCCCCGACCCGGCCGGCCGCGCGCTGCCGGAGGGGGTGCACGGGCCCTCGCTGGTGGTGGACCCCGCGCCGTTCCGGTGGACGGACCAGGGGTGGCGGGGAGTGGCGCTCGAAGACCTGGTCGTCTACGAGCTGCACGTGGGCGCGGCGACGGCGGAGGGGACGTTCGACGCGCTCGTCGGGCGGCTGGACGAGCTGGCTGCGCTGGGGGTGACGGCGATCGAGCCGATGCCGGTGGCCTCCTTCCCCGGCCGCCGCAACTGGGGGTACGACGGGGTGGGGCTCTTCGCGCCGGCCGACGTCTACGGCGGGCCGGAGGGCCTCAGGCGGCTGGTGGACGCGGCGCACGCGCGGGGGATCGCCGTGGTCTTCGACGTGGTCTACAACCACCTGGGGCCGGAGGGGAACTACCTGCCGGCCTTCACCTGCGGGCGCTACTTCACCGACCGCCACCACACGCCCTGGGGCGACGCGGTGAACTTCGACGGGCCCGGCAGCGCGGCGGTGCGCGAGTTCGTGATCCAGAACGCGCTGCACTGGGCGCACGAGTACCACGTCGACGGGCTGCGGCTCGACGCCACGCACGCCATCCTCGACGACTCGCCGGTGCACGTGCTCACCGAGATGGAGACGCGGGTGCGGGCCTCGCTCCCGGAGGGGCGCCGCTTCGTCTTCATCGCCGAGGACGAGGGGAACGAGCGGCGGCTGATCACGCCGTCGGACCGCGGAGGGCTGGGGATCGACGCGGTGTGGGCCGACGACTTCCACCACCAGCTCCGCCGCCACCTGGCCGGTGACCACGAGGCGTACTTCGCCGACTACACGGGGACGGCCGGCGACCTGGCGGAGACGCTGCGCAAGGGGTGGTTCTACGAGGGGCAGCCCTCGCGCAACAAGGGGCGCCCGCGCGGCACGCCGGGGGGCGACCTCCCCCCGCCCTCGTTCGTGCACTGCATCCAGAACCACGACCAGGTGGGCAACCGCGCGCTGGGCGACCGGCTGACGGAGTCCGTCTCGCTGTCCGTCTACCGGGCGGCGTCGGCGCTGCTGCTGCTGTCGCCGTACACGCCGCTGCTGTGGATGGGGCAGGAGTGGGCGGCCACCACGCCGTTCCTCTACTTCACCGACCACCCGCCGGAGCTGGGGCGGCTGGTGACGGAGGGGCGGCGCAAGGAGTTCGGGAAGTTCTCCGCCTTCCGCGACCCGGCCTTGCGCGAGCGCATCCCCGACCCGCAGGCGCCGGAGACCTTCGCGCGCTCCAGGCTGCGCTGGGACGAGGCGGAGCGGATGCCGCACGCCGGGGTGCGCGCGCTCTACCGCGAGCTGCTGGCGCTCCGCCGGAGCGACCCCGCGCTCCGGCGGCGCGGCCGCGACTCGTTCGCCGTGGCGGCGCTGGGCGAGCACGCCCTGGCGCTGCGCCGCACGGGAGAGGACGGGAGCGCGCTCCTGCTGGTGGTCTCCTTCGCCGGCGCCCTCGCCGCCGACCCCGCCGCCCGCGAGGAGACGCGCGCGCCCCGGGGGCAGAGGTGGGAGCTGCTGCTCTCGACGGAGGAGGGCCGCTTCGGCGGGGGCCGGGAGGGCGAGGTGGCCCGCCTGCACCCGGACGGGCGGCTGGAGCTGGGCGGCGCGGGCGCGGTGGTGCTGCGGGCCAACGTCCATTCGCAATTCAGGGGAGAATGA
- a CDS encoding chemotaxis protein CheB, which yields MRTPSGRAPSPVSGGDEATDRPRTVVAVGASLGGIRALKRVLGALPADFPAAVLVVQHLSPRSRSVLDQVLSPETRLPVGAARDGERMVEGRVYLAPPGRHLRVERDGTLSLSDDPAVQFVRPSADVLFASVADAFDGEAVAVVLTGRERDGAGGVVRVHDRGGTVIAQDPAGAVARGMPESSIRTGAVDHVLPLDEIAPALVRLARRNV from the coding sequence ATGCGCACCCCGTCCGGCCGCGCCCCCTCCCCCGTGAGCGGCGGGGACGAGGCAACCGACCGCCCCCGCACGGTGGTGGCGGTGGGCGCCTCGCTGGGCGGGATCCGCGCGCTGAAGCGGGTGCTCGGCGCGCTTCCCGCCGACTTCCCCGCCGCGGTGCTGGTGGTGCAGCACCTGAGCCCGCGCTCGCGCAGCGTGCTGGACCAGGTGCTCTCGCCCGAGACGCGGCTGCCGGTGGGCGCGGCGCGAGACGGGGAGCGGATGGTGGAGGGGAGGGTCTACCTGGCCCCGCCCGGACGGCACCTCCGCGTCGAGCGCGACGGCACCCTCTCGCTCTCCGACGACCCGGCCGTACAGTTCGTGCGCCCCTCGGCCGACGTGCTCTTCGCCTCGGTGGCGGACGCGTTCGACGGCGAGGCGGTGGCGGTGGTGCTCACCGGCCGCGAGCGCGACGGGGCGGGCGGGGTGGTGCGCGTGCACGACCGGGGCGGCACCGTGATCGCGCAGGACCCGGCCGGCGCCGTGGCGCGCGGGATGCCCGAGAGCAGCATCCGCACGGGGGCCGTCGACCACGTCCTTCCGCTCGACGAGATCGCTCCGGCGCTGGTGCGGCTGGCACGGCGGAACGTGTGA